The Candidatus Binatia bacterium genome includes a region encoding these proteins:
- the rpsR gene encoding 30S ribosomal protein S18 has protein sequence MRRKVCRFCADKDSSIDFKDTRSLLSFITERGKIVPSRITGTCAKHQRRLTTAIKRARAVALLPFTTVHV, from the coding sequence GTGCGCCGAAAGGTGTGCCGGTTCTGCGCCGATAAAGATAGTAGCATCGACTTCAAGGATACGCGCTCTCTATTGAGCTTTATCACCGAGCGCGGGAAGATCGTTCCGAGCCGGATCACGGGCACTTGCGCCAAGCATCAACGGCGACTGACGACGGCGATCAAACGGGCGCGTGCTGTGGCACTCCTTCCGTTTACTACGGTGCATGTCTGA
- the rpsF gene encoding 30S ribosomal protein S6: protein MHRYETLFILHPDLPDAQVRETIDRVRRLIEGMQGQVIDLQDWGMRDLAYPIQKQPRGTYVLVQYAARPEVVMELERSMKLSDEFLRFVSVRMAEKREVARRPRRRAQAATGPEQASTPGQGS from the coding sequence ATGCATCGATACGAGACGTTGTTTATCCTGCACCCGGATTTGCCGGATGCCCAGGTGCGCGAGACCATCGACCGGGTGCGCCGGCTCATTGAGGGCATGCAGGGGCAAGTGATAGACCTGCAAGATTGGGGCATGCGTGATTTGGCCTACCCGATTCAAAAGCAGCCCCGGGGCACTTATGTGCTGGTGCAATATGCGGCGCGGCCGGAAGTGGTAATGGAACTGGAGAGATCCATGAAGCTTTCAGATGAATTTCTGCGATTTGTTTCCGTGCGGATGGCCGAGAAGCGAGAGGTCGCGCGACGCCCCCGGCGCCGAGCACAGGCGGCGACAGGGCCGGAGCAGGCTTCTACTCCAGGGCAGGGGAGCTAA
- the pth gene encoding aminoacyl-tRNA hydrolase, whose translation MHLVVGLGNPGQEYAGSRHNVGFAVVEELAWRWGLSLGPARHEMRIVLGVVAGKHVALIEPQMYMNMSGPALVGAGQEVDVTQLVAVHDDLDLELGGIRVKRGGGTAGHRGLRSIVECYGEDFVRVRIGVGRPPGKDAITYVLSKFNDEERETIAAAITRAADAVECIVAEGEERAMNTFNVRTPEGPLAPAESVGRK comes from the coding sequence ATGCACCTGGTTGTCGGGCTTGGCAACCCCGGGCAGGAGTACGCCGGCAGCCGCCACAATGTCGGGTTCGCTGTGGTCGAAGAACTGGCATGGCGATGGGGATTGTCGCTCGGACCGGCACGACATGAAATGCGTATCGTCCTGGGCGTTGTGGCCGGCAAACACGTTGCGTTAATCGAACCGCAGATGTACATGAACATGAGCGGTCCAGCGCTGGTTGGTGCAGGGCAGGAGGTTGACGTCACGCAATTGGTTGCGGTGCATGACGATCTCGATCTGGAGCTAGGTGGCATTCGAGTGAAACGAGGCGGCGGCACGGCGGGCCACCGTGGGCTGCGTTCGATTGTCGAGTGTTACGGAGAAGACTTTGTGCGGGTCCGGATTGGCGTGGGTCGGCCGCCCGGGAAGGATGCCATCACCTACGTGCTGTCGAAGTTCAACGACGAGGAGCGTGAAACCATCGCCGCAGCCATCACACGGGCGGCGGACGCCGTGGAATGCATCGTCGCTGAGGGTGAGGAACGAGCGATGAATACGTTTAACGTCCGCACGCCTGAGGGGCCGCTGGCGCCGGCTGAATCAGTTGGGAGGAAATAG
- a CDS encoding 50S ribosomal protein L25/general stress protein Ctc translates to METVELSAELRSRTGKGPARQMRQQGTLPAIFYGPKRQTTMIAIDAREFLEKISSLEGSHLIRLRSDAEEIGNKVALVKEAQYHPVTGAVLHADFYEVDMTEKLRLRVPLHFAGKAAGVALGGILQPVQRDVEVECLPGDIPEFISVDVSGLNIHDAVHISQLSAPAGVRICFDTDATLVTVLPPTVEEVKVEEAAAAAEGALPEGVPAPEVAKAETEKKGGAS, encoded by the coding sequence ATGGAAACGGTTGAGTTGAGTGCGGAACTGCGATCGAGGACCGGGAAAGGTCCGGCGCGACAGATGCGCCAGCAAGGAACGTTGCCGGCCATTTTTTACGGACCAAAGCGGCAAACGACCATGATTGCGATCGATGCCAGGGAATTCTTGGAGAAGATCTCATCGCTCGAAGGTTCGCACCTCATTCGTTTGCGTTCTGACGCTGAGGAAATTGGCAACAAGGTGGCCTTGGTGAAGGAAGCTCAGTACCATCCGGTGACCGGTGCGGTGCTGCACGCCGACTTTTACGAAGTTGACATGACGGAGAAACTCCGCCTGCGTGTGCCGCTCCATTTTGCCGGGAAAGCAGCCGGCGTGGCGCTCGGCGGCATTTTGCAGCCGGTGCAACGTGACGTGGAGGTGGAGTGCCTGCCGGGTGACATCCCCGAGTTCATCAGCGTCGATGTGAGCGGACTCAATATTCATGACGCTGTCCACATCAGCCAACTGTCGGCCCCAGCCGGGGTCCGGATCTGCTTCGATACCGACGCCACCCTGGTGACGGTGCTGCCGCCGACGGTGGAAGAGGTCAAGGTCGAGGAGGCTGCGGCTGCGGCGGAAGGAGCGTTGCCCGAAGGCGTCCCGGCGCCGGAGGTGGCCAAAGCAGAAACGGAAAAGAAAGGCGGGGCATCCTAG